The genomic interval ATGATTTTGATAACTAGCCTTTTCATATTTAATCGGGTTTGTTTTTACTACCGCATGCGGTCGGCAGAGCGCACCAGGTTTTCGTCGCGGCGGATAAAGCGGTTAGCCAGAATATTACAGATCATAGCGGCTATTGGTAAGTACAATCCCATGGAATAAGAACCGTATTGAGGTTCGGCAAATAAGGTTTCGGCATCCCTGGAAATGTACAGATGCAAACCCAGTACACCAGCCATTAGGAGAGAATTCAATGCACCTAATTTTATTTGTAATAGTCTGTTTTTAAATCTGGTAATAGAATAAAAAGCCACCAGAGCAGAAACTATCGCCAGAATCGCAATATAATACACCGGTTTAGAACTGATCACCTCTCCATTCTTCACATGCGTCAGGTAAAAAGCATTTAAGGTAATCTGTTCGCTGGTGGTAGCATTGATTTTCTGCCAGCTTGTAAACAACAAACTCAGAATCATACAGGCTCCCAGCACAAACAGAAAAATAGACTGCACTCTTTGTATCATAATCTCTAAAATTAACTGCTGCAAAAGTAGAATTTAGAATCGAGAATCGAAAGTGTAATTATGTTTGACTAGCATATAGCTATGAGTGTTACAGATAGGTGAAAGTAACAAGAACTTTGCTGAACTTTCCGGCTATCTGATTTAAATGATTGTGCTTAGTTTTGCCATAAAATCAGATGATAGGTATCAATTTATGTAAGTGTGTATGAAATAATCACTATATTTTGTCCGGACTAAAAACCATTCGAAGCATGAAAAATATACTGGTGCCTACAGATTTTTCGCAGCAAGCCAACAATGCATTAACCGTAGCTTGTGCCATTGCCCGCAAAAGCGGCAGCAACATTCATTTGTTACATGTATTAGATGTTTCCTTAGGAGGTGGATTTAATTTTAGTACCATGGGTGAACCCAGCGGGTATACTACGATGGACCAGGTTTATGTTTTGCAACTGAGAGATATTACCAGTCAGCGTCTGGCAGAATTAGCTCAGAAAAATAGCGGCGATGGCTTTACAATTTTGCCTGAGGTACAAGTTGGAAATATATTCAGCACGGTTACTGCCTATGTAAAAGAACACGATATTGATCTGATTGTGATGGGTACCAAAGGTTCAAGCGGGATTGAAGAGTTCTTTGTAGGATCTAATACTGAAAAAATCGTACGCAGGGCAGCTTGTCCGGTGCTGAGTGTAAAAAATGTATTACCTGGTTTTTCTATCCGGAACATTGCATTTGCATCTAATTTTGAAAAAGATCAGCTCATTGCAGTGAGTAAGTTAAAGCGGTTTCAGGAATTATTTGATGCACAGTTACACCTGGTATATATCAATGTGCCCAATTATTTTGTAAACTCCCGGGCGATCCGTATCCGCATGAATGAGTTTGTTCAGAAATACCAGCTAACAAATTATAATTTCGCAGTATATGATGATAATACCGAAGAAGATGGCATCATTCACTTTGCAGAAGAGATCCATGCAGACATTATTGCGGTAGCTACGCATGGACGAACCGGACTAGCCCATTTACTGAGTGGAAGTATTGCCGAAGATATTGTCAATCATGCCAACCGCCCGGTGCTTACCTTTAATCTGAGGGAGTTTATTGAGCAGCCTGGTTAAATAGTAACAGATAATTCGAGAATTCTATGAAGTAGCACTCTAGCAATACGTTTTTGTTGATGAAAACATAGATGAATCTCAACAATTAAAACGATTCATGAATAGAGGCAGTAGATTTTCAGCAGAAGTCAATATATTTATAAAAAACTTTAATTCATGAACCGATATATTAAAATGGGAGTGGCAGCCTTTTTCTGCCTGCAAATCGTAAGTGGATGTTCTGAGAAAACCGCTAAAAAGGGAGATACCACAGAAGCTACAGGCGCATCCGGAAGCAGTTCGTTATTTGGTAAGAATACTGAAGAAAAAGTAGATGATTTTCTGAGTGATTATGTAAAAGACCTGAGGGCTGCTATGGATGAAGCAGATGATCAGAAAGCTATATCCAAGCTCAAAGATATGAAAGCGGAATTTGAACCCAGAGCTGCTGAACTGAAAGCTGAGGTAGAAGAGTGGGAGAAATCTCTGTCAGAATCTGATAAAGAAGCATTAGAAAAGAAGATGGAAAATAAACCCTATATCAAAGAGCTAATTACTTTAGGTTTTACAGCCGCAGGCCGGTTTAATAAAACACCAGAGTTACAACAAGCTTTTGAAGACCTTAACAGCAGTATGGATTTTGGTGATTTTAATGATGAAGGTGATGAGATAGAAGACGAAGGCGAAGTAGAAGAAATTCCTGAAGAAGAAAGTAGTAATTAGAAGTTTACATAATCAAAATACAAAAGGCTGCACATTAAGGCAGCCTTTTGTATTTTGATTATGTTATATTATTGTTTTATAATAATTGCTTTTATTGAAATTAAATTTTAATTACATTCAAATTATTAAAATAAAATATAAGCTTATATATTAATATGCAAAATTAAATATTATATCAAATGCTGTAAAGATTATATTTCTAAATAGACCTAAACCTCATGAAACACTATTCAACCAATAAATCAGCTAAATTATTACTCATATTGCTGGCCTTTCTAAGCCAAATAGCCCTGGCACAAGTACCCAAGCCATCCGACGTATTCGGATTTGAGGTCGGAGCCGATTACAAAGTAGCTGATTACAGCCAGATGCTTGACTATTACAGCCGCCTGGACAAAGCCAGCGATCGGGTACAAATGATTGAAATTGGCAAATCTGTATTAGGCAAACCGATGTTGCTACTGTTTATTTCAACTGAAGAAAACCTGAAGCAACTCGAAAAATGGCGCAGCATCAGCGAACAGCTTTCCAGAGCCAGAATAGACGATAATAAAGCAAAACAACTGGTAAATGAAGGCAAAGCCATTGTGTGGATAGACGGCGGTATGCATGCTTCCGAAAAAGCCCACGGCCAGATGACCTCCGAACTTGCTTACCGGATTGCTACCGAAGAAACGGCTGAAATGAAAAAAATCCGCGAAAATGTAATTACCCTACTCATGCCAGTCATGAATCCGGATGGAATGGACATTGTCGTAAACTGGTACAAAGCGGTATTTGGAACACCTTACGAAACCACCAACCCACCCTGGTTATACCACCATTATGTAGGCCACGATAACAACCGGGACTGGTTTATGAACAATATGCCGGAGTCCAAAGCCGTTTCAGAAATGCTGTACAATAAATGGTATCCGCAGATTGTCTATAACCATCACCAGTCTTCGCCTTCCTGGACCCGTATATTCCTGCCTCCCTTTGCCAATCCGGTCAATCCGAACATTCATCCTGGCGTAACTACTGGTGTAAATATCGTAGGTACTGCTATGGCCAACCGTTTTGCCATGAATAAAATGCCTGGCGTTGTTTCCCAGCTTACGTTCAGCATGTGGTGGAATGGAGGTATGCGTACAGCACCTTATTTTCATAACCAGATTGGTATTCTCACTGAAACGGCTCATACGTCACCCACTCCCAGATTTTATCCGCCAGATTCTTTACCTAAAGCAGTTGGCCGGGGAGTTACTGCACCTACCGATGCTACTAATATTTTCTATCCCTATCCCTGGAAAGGCGGAGAATCTCACTTTAGAGAGGCGGTGGATTATATGCTCATGGCAACCATGGCTGTACTCGATCTGGCTGCTGACCGCCGGGAAGAGTATTTGTACAATATTTACCGGATGGGAAGGGATGCCATCGAAGCTAAAGACGGTCTGTTTGCTTATGTTATTCCGGCTGATCAATGGGACAAAGGGGAAGCAAGGAATTTAATAAATGTGCTAAGGCAGGGTGGGGTAGAAGTGCATCAGGTAACTAAAGCTTTCCAGGCCAATAATACAACTTATCCGGCTGGCTCTTTTATCATTTATGGAGCGCAGGCTTTCCGTCCCTATGTGATCGATTTGTTTGAAAAACAGGTACATCCCAATCAACGCTTGTA from Rhodocytophaga rosea carries:
- a CDS encoding DUF4293 domain-containing protein, yielding MIQRVQSIFLFVLGACMILSLLFTSWQKINATTSEQITLNAFYLTHVKNGEVISSKPVYYIAILAIVSALVAFYSITRFKNRLLQIKLGALNSLLMAGVLGLHLYISRDAETLFAEPQYGSYSMGLYLPIAAMICNILANRFIRRDENLVRSADRMR
- a CDS encoding M14 family metallopeptidase; translation: MKHYSTNKSAKLLLILLAFLSQIALAQVPKPSDVFGFEVGADYKVADYSQMLDYYSRLDKASDRVQMIEIGKSVLGKPMLLLFISTEENLKQLEKWRSISEQLSRARIDDNKAKQLVNEGKAIVWIDGGMHASEKAHGQMTSELAYRIATEETAEMKKIRENVITLLMPVMNPDGMDIVVNWYKAVFGTPYETTNPPWLYHHYVGHDNNRDWFMNNMPESKAVSEMLYNKWYPQIVYNHHQSSPSWTRIFLPPFANPVNPNIHPGVTTGVNIVGTAMANRFAMNKMPGVVSQLTFSMWWNGGMRTAPYFHNQIGILTETAHTSPTPRFYPPDSLPKAVGRGVTAPTDATNIFYPYPWKGGESHFREAVDYMLMATMAVLDLAADRREEYLYNIYRMGRDAIEAKDGLFAYVIPADQWDKGEARNLINVLRQGGVEVHQVTKAFQANNTTYPAGSFIIYGAQAFRPYVIDLFEKQVHPNQRLYPGGPPIPPYDLAGWTLSMQMGVKVDKIKTSFEAKTEEIKDRLATPAGQVAGKAGFGYLLSRKENASVMAVNKLLTAGESVYIADSGFSSGKQNYEPGAFIVEKGSATETKVKSLSTELGIDFLSVDAKPGVNLRKLKPVKIGLYKSWEENMDEGWTRWLMETYSFAVDTLHDKDLLSKDLKQYQAIIIPDQTVHEILNGHAPGTMPEPYVGGVGLEGSLALKKYVTQGGNLITFDGASDFAIEQFGLPLKNTVAGLSSQQFFIPGSLIRTNVDVKHPLAFGMQPEVAASFNNSRAFEVVKKVREGEGGKEETKLAPEPPVEVIATYAKKDLLMSGWALNEDKYIAGKAAVVRVKQGSGNIVLFGFRPQFRGQPRATYKLIFNAIYGAPTEKVNATSTAVED
- a CDS encoding OmpH family outer membrane protein; translation: MNRYIKMGVAAFFCLQIVSGCSEKTAKKGDTTEATGASGSSSLFGKNTEEKVDDFLSDYVKDLRAAMDEADDQKAISKLKDMKAEFEPRAAELKAEVEEWEKSLSESDKEALEKKMENKPYIKELITLGFTAAGRFNKTPELQQAFEDLNSSMDFGDFNDEGDEIEDEGEVEEIPEEESSN
- a CDS encoding universal stress protein is translated as MKNILVPTDFSQQANNALTVACAIARKSGSNIHLLHVLDVSLGGGFNFSTMGEPSGYTTMDQVYVLQLRDITSQRLAELAQKNSGDGFTILPEVQVGNIFSTVTAYVKEHDIDLIVMGTKGSSGIEEFFVGSNTEKIVRRAACPVLSVKNVLPGFSIRNIAFASNFEKDQLIAVSKLKRFQELFDAQLHLVYINVPNYFVNSRAIRIRMNEFVQKYQLTNYNFAVYDDNTEEDGIIHFAEEIHADIIAVATHGRTGLAHLLSGSIAEDIVNHANRPVLTFNLREFIEQPG